A window from Nycticebus coucang isolate mNycCou1 chromosome X, mNycCou1.pri, whole genome shotgun sequence encodes these proteins:
- the LOC128576786 gene encoding RNA-binding protein EWS-like, with amino-acid sequence MASMDYSTYSQAAAQQGYSAYTAQPTQGYAQTTQAYRQQSYGTYGQPTDVSYTQAQTTATYGQTSYVTSYGQASTVYTTPTAPQAYSQPVHGYGTGAYDTTTATVTTTQASYAAQSAYGTQPAYPAYGQQPAATVPTRPQDGNKPAETSQPQSSTGGYNQPNLGYGQSNYSYPQVPGSYPMQPVTAPPSYPPTSYSSTQPTSYDQSSYSQQNTYGQPSSYGQQSNYGQRSSYGQQPSTSYSPQTGFYSQAPSQYSQQSSSYRQQSELLREKTK; translated from the coding sequence ATGGCGTCCATGGATTACAGTACCTACAGCCAAGCTGCAGCCCAGCAGGGCTACAGTGCTTACACTGCCCAGCCCACTCAAGGATATGCACAGACCACCCAGGCATATAGGCAGCAAAGCTATGGAACCTATGGACAGCCCACTGATGTCAGCTATACCCAAGCTCAAACCACTGCAACTTATGGGCAGACTTCCTATGTGACTTCTTATGGACAGGCTTCCACTGTTTATACTACTCCAACTGCCCCCCAGGCATACAGCCAGCCTGTCCATGGGTATGGCACTGGTGCTTATGATACCACCACTGCTACAGTCACCACCACCCAGGCCTCCTATGCAGCTCAGTCTGCTTATGGCACTCAACCTGCTTACCCAGCCTATGGGCAGCAGCCGGCAGCTACCGTACCTACAAGACCACAGGATGGTAACAAGCCTGCTGAGACTAGTCAACCTCAGTCTAGCACAGGGGGTTACAACCAGCCTAACCTAGGATACGGGCAGAGTAACTACAGTTATCCCCAGGTACCTGGGAGTTACCCCATGCAGCCAGTCACCGCACCTCCATCCTACCCTCCTACCAGCTATTCTTCTACACAGCCGACTAGTTATGATCAGAGCAGTTACTCTCAGCAGAACACCTATGGGCAGCCGAGCAGCTATGGACAGCAGAGTAACTATGGTCAACGAAGCAGCTATGGGCAGCAGCCTTCCACTAGTTACTCCCCCCAAACTGGATTCTACAGCCAGGCTCCAAGTCAATATAGCCAACAGAGCAGCAGCTACAGGCAGCAGAGTGAGTTGCTAAGAGAGAAAACCAAATAA